One genomic region from Lathamus discolor isolate bLatDis1 chromosome 9, bLatDis1.hap1, whole genome shotgun sequence encodes:
- the NONO gene encoding non-POU domain-containing octamer-binding protein isoform X7 — translation MQGNKGFNMEKQNHAPRKQHQPHPPPSIPANGQQANSQKQLCTLFPSDEGLTIDLKNFRKPGEKTFTQRSRLFVGNLPPDITEEEMRKLFEKYGKAGEVFIHKDKGFGFIRLETRTLAEIAKVELDNMPLRGKQLRVRFACHSASLTVRNLPQFVSNELLEEAFSVFGQVERAVVIVDDRGRSSGKGIVEFSGKPAARKALDRCSDGSFLLTTFPRPVTVEPMDQYDDEEGLPEKLVIKNQQYHKEREQPPRFAQPGSFEYEYAMRWKALIEMEKQQQEQVDRNIKEAREKLEMEMEAARHEHQVMLMRQDLMRRQEELRRMEELHNQEVQKRKQLELRQEEERRRREEEMRRQQEEMMRRQQEGFKGNFADAREPPDMRMGQMSMGGTIGMNNRGAMGGTNVPAAAPPATGPGAMIPDGAMGMTPPPPADRFGQSGAMEGLGAMGGNPPAFNRGNPGADFGSNKRRRY, via the exons ATGCAGGGCAACAAGGGCTTCAACATGGAGAAGCAGAACCACGCTCCGCGGAAACAGCACCAGCCGCACCCGCCACCGTCCATCCCCGCTAACGGGCAGCAGGCCAACAGCCAGA AGCAGCTGTGTACCTTATTCCCCTCAGATGAAGGCCTGACTATTGACTTGAAGAACTTCCGGAAACCTGGTGAAAAGACCTTCACCCAAAGAAGCCGCCTGTTTGTGGGGAATCTGCCCCCTGATATTACAGAGGAAGAGATGAGAAAGTTATTTGAGAAGTACGGCAAGGCAGGTGAAGTCTTCATCCACAAGGATAAAGGCTTTGGCTTTATCAGGCTG gAGACTCGCACTCTGGCAGAGATTGCAAAGGTGGAACTAGACAACATGCCTCTACGTGGGAAGCAGCTAAGAGTGCGTTTTGCGTGCCACAGTGCATCACTGACAGTCAGGAACCTGCCTCAGTTTGTGTCCAATGAGCTCCTGGAGGAAGCCTTCTCAGTGTTTGGCCAGGTGGAAAGGGCTGTGGTTATTGTGGATGACAGAGGACGATCCTCTGGGAAAGGCATTGTGGAGTTCTCGGGGAAGCCTGCTGCTAGGAAAGCCCTGGATAGATGTAGTGATGGGTCTTTCCTGCTAACTAC ATTCCCTCGCCCTGTCACTGTGGAGCCCATGGATCAGTATGATGACGAAGAGGGACTACCAGAGAAACTAGTTATTAAAAACCAGCAATATCACAA GGAGCGTGAGCAGCCTCCTCGGTTTGCACAGCCTGGCAGCTTTGAATACGAATATGCCATGCGTTGGAAGGCTCTAATAGaaatggagaagcagcagcaagagcaagTAGACCGCAACATCAAGGAGGCTCGAGAGAAgctggaaatggaaatggaagCAGCTCGCCATGAGCACCAGGTTATGCTCATGCGGCAAG ATTTAATGAGACGCCAGGAAGAGCTGAGGAGAATGGAGGAATTGCATAACCAAGAAGTACAAAAACGTAAACAGTTGGAACTCAG GCAAGAGGAAGAACGCAGGCGCCGTGAGGAGGAAATGAGAAGGCAGCAAGAAGAGATGATGAGACGCCAGCAGGAAGGCTTTAAAGGGAATTTTGCTGATGCG AGGGAGCCACCAGACATGCGGATGGGACAGATGAGTATGGGAG GTACCATAGGCATGAACAATAGAGGAGCCATGGGTGGTACCAATGTCCCAGCTGCTGCACCTCCTGCAACTGGTCCTGGAGCTATGATACCTGATGGAGCCATGGGAATG
- the NONO gene encoding non-POU domain-containing octamer-binding protein isoform X8, whose product MQGNKGFNMEKQNHAPRKQHQPHPPPSIPANGQQANSQNEGLTIDLKNFRKPGEKTFTQRSRLFVGNLPPDITEEEMRKLFEKYGKAGEVFIHKDKGFGFIRLETRTLAEIAKVELDNMPLRGKQLRVRFACHSASLTVRNLPQFVSNELLEEAFSVFGQVERAVVIVDDRGRSSGKGIVEFSGKPAARKALDRCSDGSFLLTTFPRPVTVEPMDQYDDEEGLPEKLVIKNQQYHKEREQPPRFAQPGSFEYEYAMRWKALIEMEKQQQEQVDRNIKEAREKLEMEMEAARHEHQVMLMRQDLMRRQEELRRMEELHNQEVQKRKQLELRQEEERRRREEEMRRQQEEMMRRQQEGFKGNFADAREPPDMRMGQMSMGGTIGMNNRGAMGGTNVPAAAPPATGPGAMIPDGAMGMTPPPPADRFGQSGAMEGLGAMGGNPPAFNRGNPGADFGSNKRRRY is encoded by the exons ATGCAGGGCAACAAGGGCTTCAACATGGAGAAGCAGAACCACGCTCCGCGGAAACAGCACCAGCCGCACCCGCCACCGTCCATCCCCGCTAACGGGCAGCAGGCCAACAGCCAGA ATGAAGGCCTGACTATTGACTTGAAGAACTTCCGGAAACCTGGTGAAAAGACCTTCACCCAAAGAAGCCGCCTGTTTGTGGGGAATCTGCCCCCTGATATTACAGAGGAAGAGATGAGAAAGTTATTTGAGAAGTACGGCAAGGCAGGTGAAGTCTTCATCCACAAGGATAAAGGCTTTGGCTTTATCAGGCTG gAGACTCGCACTCTGGCAGAGATTGCAAAGGTGGAACTAGACAACATGCCTCTACGTGGGAAGCAGCTAAGAGTGCGTTTTGCGTGCCACAGTGCATCACTGACAGTCAGGAACCTGCCTCAGTTTGTGTCCAATGAGCTCCTGGAGGAAGCCTTCTCAGTGTTTGGCCAGGTGGAAAGGGCTGTGGTTATTGTGGATGACAGAGGACGATCCTCTGGGAAAGGCATTGTGGAGTTCTCGGGGAAGCCTGCTGCTAGGAAAGCCCTGGATAGATGTAGTGATGGGTCTTTCCTGCTAACTAC ATTCCCTCGCCCTGTCACTGTGGAGCCCATGGATCAGTATGATGACGAAGAGGGACTACCAGAGAAACTAGTTATTAAAAACCAGCAATATCACAA GGAGCGTGAGCAGCCTCCTCGGTTTGCACAGCCTGGCAGCTTTGAATACGAATATGCCATGCGTTGGAAGGCTCTAATAGaaatggagaagcagcagcaagagcaagTAGACCGCAACATCAAGGAGGCTCGAGAGAAgctggaaatggaaatggaagCAGCTCGCCATGAGCACCAGGTTATGCTCATGCGGCAAG ATTTAATGAGACGCCAGGAAGAGCTGAGGAGAATGGAGGAATTGCATAACCAAGAAGTACAAAAACGTAAACAGTTGGAACTCAG GCAAGAGGAAGAACGCAGGCGCCGTGAGGAGGAAATGAGAAGGCAGCAAGAAGAGATGATGAGACGCCAGCAGGAAGGCTTTAAAGGGAATTTTGCTGATGCG AGGGAGCCACCAGACATGCGGATGGGACAGATGAGTATGGGAG GTACCATAGGCATGAACAATAGAGGAGCCATGGGTGGTACCAATGTCCCAGCTGCTGCACCTCCTGCAACTGGTCCTGGAGCTATGATACCTGATGGAGCCATGGGAATG
- the NONO gene encoding non-POU domain-containing octamer-binding protein isoform X3: MQGNKGFNMEKQNHAPRKQHQPHPPPSIPANGQQANSQSESRARRSGPPGPALDEGLTIDLKNFRKPGEKTFTQRSRLFVGNLPPDITEEEMRKLFEKYGKAGEVFIHKDKGFGFIRLETRTLAEIAKVELDNMPLRGKQLRVRFACHSASLTVRNLPQFVSNELLEEAFSVFGQVERAVVIVDDRGRSSGKGIVEFSGKPAARKALDRCSDGSFLLTTFPRPVTVEPMDQYDDEEGLPEKLVIKNQQYHKEREQPPRFAQPGSFEYEYAMRWKALIEMEKQQQEQVDRNIKEAREKLEMEMEAARHEHQVMLMRQDLMRRQEELRRMEELHNQEVQKRKQLELRQEEERRRREEEMRRQQEEMMRRQQEGFKGNFADAREPPDMRMGQMSMGGTIGMNNRGAMGGTNVPAAAPPATGPGAMIPDGAMGMSISPLSVSALPDSSSTSSSQTPPPPADRFGQSGAMEGLGAMGGNPPAFNRGNPGADFGSNKRRRY; encoded by the exons ATGCAGGGCAACAAGGGCTTCAACATGGAGAAGCAGAACCACGCTCCGCGGAAACAGCACCAGCCGCACCCGCCACCGTCCATCCCCGCTAACGGGCAGCAGGCCAACAGCCAGAGTGAGTCCCGGGCTCGCCGCTCCGGGCCGCCCGGCCCCGCTTTGG ATGAAGGCCTGACTATTGACTTGAAGAACTTCCGGAAACCTGGTGAAAAGACCTTCACCCAAAGAAGCCGCCTGTTTGTGGGGAATCTGCCCCCTGATATTACAGAGGAAGAGATGAGAAAGTTATTTGAGAAGTACGGCAAGGCAGGTGAAGTCTTCATCCACAAGGATAAAGGCTTTGGCTTTATCAGGCTG gAGACTCGCACTCTGGCAGAGATTGCAAAGGTGGAACTAGACAACATGCCTCTACGTGGGAAGCAGCTAAGAGTGCGTTTTGCGTGCCACAGTGCATCACTGACAGTCAGGAACCTGCCTCAGTTTGTGTCCAATGAGCTCCTGGAGGAAGCCTTCTCAGTGTTTGGCCAGGTGGAAAGGGCTGTGGTTATTGTGGATGACAGAGGACGATCCTCTGGGAAAGGCATTGTGGAGTTCTCGGGGAAGCCTGCTGCTAGGAAAGCCCTGGATAGATGTAGTGATGGGTCTTTCCTGCTAACTAC ATTCCCTCGCCCTGTCACTGTGGAGCCCATGGATCAGTATGATGACGAAGAGGGACTACCAGAGAAACTAGTTATTAAAAACCAGCAATATCACAA GGAGCGTGAGCAGCCTCCTCGGTTTGCACAGCCTGGCAGCTTTGAATACGAATATGCCATGCGTTGGAAGGCTCTAATAGaaatggagaagcagcagcaagagcaagTAGACCGCAACATCAAGGAGGCTCGAGAGAAgctggaaatggaaatggaagCAGCTCGCCATGAGCACCAGGTTATGCTCATGCGGCAAG ATTTAATGAGACGCCAGGAAGAGCTGAGGAGAATGGAGGAATTGCATAACCAAGAAGTACAAAAACGTAAACAGTTGGAACTCAG GCAAGAGGAAGAACGCAGGCGCCGTGAGGAGGAAATGAGAAGGCAGCAAGAAGAGATGATGAGACGCCAGCAGGAAGGCTTTAAAGGGAATTTTGCTGATGCG AGGGAGCCACCAGACATGCGGATGGGACAGATGAGTATGGGAG GTACCATAGGCATGAACAATAGAGGAGCCATGGGTGGTACCAATGTCCCAGCTGCTGCACCTCCTGCAACTGGTCCTGGAGCTATGATACCTGATGGAGCCATGGGAATG AGCATCAGTCCTCTCTCAGTGTCAGCACTCCCAGACAGCAGCAGTACCAGCAGCAGTCAG
- the NONO gene encoding non-POU domain-containing octamer-binding protein isoform X2, producing the protein MQGNKGFNMEKQNHAPRKQHQPHPPPSIPANGQQANSQSESRARRSGPPGPALEQLCTLFPSDEGLTIDLKNFRKPGEKTFTQRSRLFVGNLPPDITEEEMRKLFEKYGKAGEVFIHKDKGFGFIRLETRTLAEIAKVELDNMPLRGKQLRVRFACHSASLTVRNLPQFVSNELLEEAFSVFGQVERAVVIVDDRGRSSGKGIVEFSGKPAARKALDRCSDGSFLLTTFPRPVTVEPMDQYDDEEGLPEKLVIKNQQYHKEREQPPRFAQPGSFEYEYAMRWKALIEMEKQQQEQVDRNIKEAREKLEMEMEAARHEHQVMLMRQDLMRRQEELRRMEELHNQEVQKRKQLELRQEEERRRREEEMRRQQEEMMRRQQEGFKGNFADAREPPDMRMGQMSMGGMNNRGAMGGTNVPAAAPPATGPGAMIPDGAMGMSISPLSVSALPDSSSTSSSQTPPPPADRFGQSGAMEGLGAMGGNPPAFNRGNPGADFGSNKRRRY; encoded by the exons ATGCAGGGCAACAAGGGCTTCAACATGGAGAAGCAGAACCACGCTCCGCGGAAACAGCACCAGCCGCACCCGCCACCGTCCATCCCCGCTAACGGGCAGCAGGCCAACAGCCAGAGTGAGTCCCGGGCTCGCCGCTCCGGGCCGCCCGGCCCCGCTTTGG AGCAGCTGTGTACCTTATTCCCCTCAGATGAAGGCCTGACTATTGACTTGAAGAACTTCCGGAAACCTGGTGAAAAGACCTTCACCCAAAGAAGCCGCCTGTTTGTGGGGAATCTGCCCCCTGATATTACAGAGGAAGAGATGAGAAAGTTATTTGAGAAGTACGGCAAGGCAGGTGAAGTCTTCATCCACAAGGATAAAGGCTTTGGCTTTATCAGGCTG gAGACTCGCACTCTGGCAGAGATTGCAAAGGTGGAACTAGACAACATGCCTCTACGTGGGAAGCAGCTAAGAGTGCGTTTTGCGTGCCACAGTGCATCACTGACAGTCAGGAACCTGCCTCAGTTTGTGTCCAATGAGCTCCTGGAGGAAGCCTTCTCAGTGTTTGGCCAGGTGGAAAGGGCTGTGGTTATTGTGGATGACAGAGGACGATCCTCTGGGAAAGGCATTGTGGAGTTCTCGGGGAAGCCTGCTGCTAGGAAAGCCCTGGATAGATGTAGTGATGGGTCTTTCCTGCTAACTAC ATTCCCTCGCCCTGTCACTGTGGAGCCCATGGATCAGTATGATGACGAAGAGGGACTACCAGAGAAACTAGTTATTAAAAACCAGCAATATCACAA GGAGCGTGAGCAGCCTCCTCGGTTTGCACAGCCTGGCAGCTTTGAATACGAATATGCCATGCGTTGGAAGGCTCTAATAGaaatggagaagcagcagcaagagcaagTAGACCGCAACATCAAGGAGGCTCGAGAGAAgctggaaatggaaatggaagCAGCTCGCCATGAGCACCAGGTTATGCTCATGCGGCAAG ATTTAATGAGACGCCAGGAAGAGCTGAGGAGAATGGAGGAATTGCATAACCAAGAAGTACAAAAACGTAAACAGTTGGAACTCAG GCAAGAGGAAGAACGCAGGCGCCGTGAGGAGGAAATGAGAAGGCAGCAAGAAGAGATGATGAGACGCCAGCAGGAAGGCTTTAAAGGGAATTTTGCTGATGCG AGGGAGCCACCAGACATGCGGATGGGACAGATGAGTATGGGAG GCATGAACAATAGAGGAGCCATGGGTGGTACCAATGTCCCAGCTGCTGCACCTCCTGCAACTGGTCCTGGAGCTATGATACCTGATGGAGCCATGGGAATG AGCATCAGTCCTCTCTCAGTGTCAGCACTCCCAGACAGCAGCAGTACCAGCAGCAGTCAG
- the NONO gene encoding non-POU domain-containing octamer-binding protein isoform X1, which translates to MQGNKGFNMEKQNHAPRKQHQPHPPPSIPANGQQANSQSESRARRSGPPGPALEQLCTLFPSDEGLTIDLKNFRKPGEKTFTQRSRLFVGNLPPDITEEEMRKLFEKYGKAGEVFIHKDKGFGFIRLETRTLAEIAKVELDNMPLRGKQLRVRFACHSASLTVRNLPQFVSNELLEEAFSVFGQVERAVVIVDDRGRSSGKGIVEFSGKPAARKALDRCSDGSFLLTTFPRPVTVEPMDQYDDEEGLPEKLVIKNQQYHKEREQPPRFAQPGSFEYEYAMRWKALIEMEKQQQEQVDRNIKEAREKLEMEMEAARHEHQVMLMRQDLMRRQEELRRMEELHNQEVQKRKQLELRQEEERRRREEEMRRQQEEMMRRQQEGFKGNFADAREPPDMRMGQMSMGGTIGMNNRGAMGGTNVPAAAPPATGPGAMIPDGAMGMSISPLSVSALPDSSSTSSSQTPPPPADRFGQSGAMEGLGAMGGNPPAFNRGNPGADFGSNKRRRY; encoded by the exons ATGCAGGGCAACAAGGGCTTCAACATGGAGAAGCAGAACCACGCTCCGCGGAAACAGCACCAGCCGCACCCGCCACCGTCCATCCCCGCTAACGGGCAGCAGGCCAACAGCCAGAGTGAGTCCCGGGCTCGCCGCTCCGGGCCGCCCGGCCCCGCTTTGG AGCAGCTGTGTACCTTATTCCCCTCAGATGAAGGCCTGACTATTGACTTGAAGAACTTCCGGAAACCTGGTGAAAAGACCTTCACCCAAAGAAGCCGCCTGTTTGTGGGGAATCTGCCCCCTGATATTACAGAGGAAGAGATGAGAAAGTTATTTGAGAAGTACGGCAAGGCAGGTGAAGTCTTCATCCACAAGGATAAAGGCTTTGGCTTTATCAGGCTG gAGACTCGCACTCTGGCAGAGATTGCAAAGGTGGAACTAGACAACATGCCTCTACGTGGGAAGCAGCTAAGAGTGCGTTTTGCGTGCCACAGTGCATCACTGACAGTCAGGAACCTGCCTCAGTTTGTGTCCAATGAGCTCCTGGAGGAAGCCTTCTCAGTGTTTGGCCAGGTGGAAAGGGCTGTGGTTATTGTGGATGACAGAGGACGATCCTCTGGGAAAGGCATTGTGGAGTTCTCGGGGAAGCCTGCTGCTAGGAAAGCCCTGGATAGATGTAGTGATGGGTCTTTCCTGCTAACTAC ATTCCCTCGCCCTGTCACTGTGGAGCCCATGGATCAGTATGATGACGAAGAGGGACTACCAGAGAAACTAGTTATTAAAAACCAGCAATATCACAA GGAGCGTGAGCAGCCTCCTCGGTTTGCACAGCCTGGCAGCTTTGAATACGAATATGCCATGCGTTGGAAGGCTCTAATAGaaatggagaagcagcagcaagagcaagTAGACCGCAACATCAAGGAGGCTCGAGAGAAgctggaaatggaaatggaagCAGCTCGCCATGAGCACCAGGTTATGCTCATGCGGCAAG ATTTAATGAGACGCCAGGAAGAGCTGAGGAGAATGGAGGAATTGCATAACCAAGAAGTACAAAAACGTAAACAGTTGGAACTCAG GCAAGAGGAAGAACGCAGGCGCCGTGAGGAGGAAATGAGAAGGCAGCAAGAAGAGATGATGAGACGCCAGCAGGAAGGCTTTAAAGGGAATTTTGCTGATGCG AGGGAGCCACCAGACATGCGGATGGGACAGATGAGTATGGGAG GTACCATAGGCATGAACAATAGAGGAGCCATGGGTGGTACCAATGTCCCAGCTGCTGCACCTCCTGCAACTGGTCCTGGAGCTATGATACCTGATGGAGCCATGGGAATG AGCATCAGTCCTCTCTCAGTGTCAGCACTCCCAGACAGCAGCAGTACCAGCAGCAGTCAG
- the NONO gene encoding non-POU domain-containing octamer-binding protein isoform X5, with translation MQGNKGFNMEKQNHAPRKQHQPHPPPSIPANGQQANSQSESRARRSGPPGPALEQLCTLFPSDEGLTIDLKNFRKPGEKTFTQRSRLFVGNLPPDITEEEMRKLFEKYGKAGEVFIHKDKGFGFIRLETRTLAEIAKVELDNMPLRGKQLRVRFACHSASLTVRNLPQFVSNELLEEAFSVFGQVERAVVIVDDRGRSSGKGIVEFSGKPAARKALDRCSDGSFLLTTFPRPVTVEPMDQYDDEEGLPEKLVIKNQQYHKEREQPPRFAQPGSFEYEYAMRWKALIEMEKQQQEQVDRNIKEAREKLEMEMEAARHEHQVMLMRQDLMRRQEELRRMEELHNQEVQKRKQLELRQEEERRRREEEMRRQQEEMMRRQQEGFKGNFADAREPPDMRMGQMSMGGTIGMNNRGAMGGTNVPAAAPPATGPGAMIPDGAMGMTPPPPADRFGQSGAMEGLGAMGGNPPAFNRGNPGADFGSNKRRRY, from the exons ATGCAGGGCAACAAGGGCTTCAACATGGAGAAGCAGAACCACGCTCCGCGGAAACAGCACCAGCCGCACCCGCCACCGTCCATCCCCGCTAACGGGCAGCAGGCCAACAGCCAGAGTGAGTCCCGGGCTCGCCGCTCCGGGCCGCCCGGCCCCGCTTTGG AGCAGCTGTGTACCTTATTCCCCTCAGATGAAGGCCTGACTATTGACTTGAAGAACTTCCGGAAACCTGGTGAAAAGACCTTCACCCAAAGAAGCCGCCTGTTTGTGGGGAATCTGCCCCCTGATATTACAGAGGAAGAGATGAGAAAGTTATTTGAGAAGTACGGCAAGGCAGGTGAAGTCTTCATCCACAAGGATAAAGGCTTTGGCTTTATCAGGCTG gAGACTCGCACTCTGGCAGAGATTGCAAAGGTGGAACTAGACAACATGCCTCTACGTGGGAAGCAGCTAAGAGTGCGTTTTGCGTGCCACAGTGCATCACTGACAGTCAGGAACCTGCCTCAGTTTGTGTCCAATGAGCTCCTGGAGGAAGCCTTCTCAGTGTTTGGCCAGGTGGAAAGGGCTGTGGTTATTGTGGATGACAGAGGACGATCCTCTGGGAAAGGCATTGTGGAGTTCTCGGGGAAGCCTGCTGCTAGGAAAGCCCTGGATAGATGTAGTGATGGGTCTTTCCTGCTAACTAC ATTCCCTCGCCCTGTCACTGTGGAGCCCATGGATCAGTATGATGACGAAGAGGGACTACCAGAGAAACTAGTTATTAAAAACCAGCAATATCACAA GGAGCGTGAGCAGCCTCCTCGGTTTGCACAGCCTGGCAGCTTTGAATACGAATATGCCATGCGTTGGAAGGCTCTAATAGaaatggagaagcagcagcaagagcaagTAGACCGCAACATCAAGGAGGCTCGAGAGAAgctggaaatggaaatggaagCAGCTCGCCATGAGCACCAGGTTATGCTCATGCGGCAAG ATTTAATGAGACGCCAGGAAGAGCTGAGGAGAATGGAGGAATTGCATAACCAAGAAGTACAAAAACGTAAACAGTTGGAACTCAG GCAAGAGGAAGAACGCAGGCGCCGTGAGGAGGAAATGAGAAGGCAGCAAGAAGAGATGATGAGACGCCAGCAGGAAGGCTTTAAAGGGAATTTTGCTGATGCG AGGGAGCCACCAGACATGCGGATGGGACAGATGAGTATGGGAG GTACCATAGGCATGAACAATAGAGGAGCCATGGGTGGTACCAATGTCCCAGCTGCTGCACCTCCTGCAACTGGTCCTGGAGCTATGATACCTGATGGAGCCATGGGAATG
- the NONO gene encoding non-POU domain-containing octamer-binding protein isoform X4, with protein MQGNKGFNMEKQNHAPRKQHQPHPPPSIPANGQQANSQKQLCTLFPSDEGLTIDLKNFRKPGEKTFTQRSRLFVGNLPPDITEEEMRKLFEKYGKAGEVFIHKDKGFGFIRLETRTLAEIAKVELDNMPLRGKQLRVRFACHSASLTVRNLPQFVSNELLEEAFSVFGQVERAVVIVDDRGRSSGKGIVEFSGKPAARKALDRCSDGSFLLTTFPRPVTVEPMDQYDDEEGLPEKLVIKNQQYHKEREQPPRFAQPGSFEYEYAMRWKALIEMEKQQQEQVDRNIKEAREKLEMEMEAARHEHQVMLMRQDLMRRQEELRRMEELHNQEVQKRKQLELRQEEERRRREEEMRRQQEEMMRRQQEGFKGNFADAREPPDMRMGQMSMGGTIGMNNRGAMGGTNVPAAAPPATGPGAMIPDGAMGMSISPLSVSALPDSSSTSSSQTPPPPADRFGQSGAMEGLGAMGGNPPAFNRGNPGADFGSNKRRRY; from the exons ATGCAGGGCAACAAGGGCTTCAACATGGAGAAGCAGAACCACGCTCCGCGGAAACAGCACCAGCCGCACCCGCCACCGTCCATCCCCGCTAACGGGCAGCAGGCCAACAGCCAGA AGCAGCTGTGTACCTTATTCCCCTCAGATGAAGGCCTGACTATTGACTTGAAGAACTTCCGGAAACCTGGTGAAAAGACCTTCACCCAAAGAAGCCGCCTGTTTGTGGGGAATCTGCCCCCTGATATTACAGAGGAAGAGATGAGAAAGTTATTTGAGAAGTACGGCAAGGCAGGTGAAGTCTTCATCCACAAGGATAAAGGCTTTGGCTTTATCAGGCTG gAGACTCGCACTCTGGCAGAGATTGCAAAGGTGGAACTAGACAACATGCCTCTACGTGGGAAGCAGCTAAGAGTGCGTTTTGCGTGCCACAGTGCATCACTGACAGTCAGGAACCTGCCTCAGTTTGTGTCCAATGAGCTCCTGGAGGAAGCCTTCTCAGTGTTTGGCCAGGTGGAAAGGGCTGTGGTTATTGTGGATGACAGAGGACGATCCTCTGGGAAAGGCATTGTGGAGTTCTCGGGGAAGCCTGCTGCTAGGAAAGCCCTGGATAGATGTAGTGATGGGTCTTTCCTGCTAACTAC ATTCCCTCGCCCTGTCACTGTGGAGCCCATGGATCAGTATGATGACGAAGAGGGACTACCAGAGAAACTAGTTATTAAAAACCAGCAATATCACAA GGAGCGTGAGCAGCCTCCTCGGTTTGCACAGCCTGGCAGCTTTGAATACGAATATGCCATGCGTTGGAAGGCTCTAATAGaaatggagaagcagcagcaagagcaagTAGACCGCAACATCAAGGAGGCTCGAGAGAAgctggaaatggaaatggaagCAGCTCGCCATGAGCACCAGGTTATGCTCATGCGGCAAG ATTTAATGAGACGCCAGGAAGAGCTGAGGAGAATGGAGGAATTGCATAACCAAGAAGTACAAAAACGTAAACAGTTGGAACTCAG GCAAGAGGAAGAACGCAGGCGCCGTGAGGAGGAAATGAGAAGGCAGCAAGAAGAGATGATGAGACGCCAGCAGGAAGGCTTTAAAGGGAATTTTGCTGATGCG AGGGAGCCACCAGACATGCGGATGGGACAGATGAGTATGGGAG GTACCATAGGCATGAACAATAGAGGAGCCATGGGTGGTACCAATGTCCCAGCTGCTGCACCTCCTGCAACTGGTCCTGGAGCTATGATACCTGATGGAGCCATGGGAATG AGCATCAGTCCTCTCTCAGTGTCAGCACTCCCAGACAGCAGCAGTACCAGCAGCAGTCAG